One window from the genome of Pandoraea fibrosis encodes:
- a CDS encoding alpha/beta hydrolase family protein, which translates to MTRLIARSRFCAGTLCALLLTTPFCGASTAMAASDDAATEAGTPAPAAAADPTPEIVSIVVSGAGTFGGDVAMHTEVYRPVGNGPFPVLIFEHGRASDALVRAKLSQPIPKGHVRYWLAKGFAIVAPVRVGYGATGGPDRENSGASFDMQGRCTRRPDFEKLSKVTAQANLAAVKWVRAQPWADKDRIVLEGRSVGGFTTVATAATNPPGVMGYINFSGGAGGMPERAPGHSCDPEQMKTVYGEFGKTTKIPGLWLYAHNDQYWGPDAPRQWFDAFAAAGSPAQFVHTEDLPGHDGHLLLTYGGKMWSRSVDAFVRQLGF; encoded by the coding sequence CGCTTCTTCTGACGACGCCCTTCTGCGGCGCGTCGACGGCGATGGCCGCCAGCGACGACGCCGCCACCGAAGCGGGAACGCCTGCACCGGCGGCTGCCGCAGATCCCACACCGGAAATCGTCTCCATCGTGGTGTCAGGTGCGGGCACCTTCGGTGGCGATGTGGCCATGCACACAGAGGTCTACAGGCCCGTGGGCAACGGGCCGTTCCCGGTGCTCATCTTCGAACACGGCCGCGCCTCCGACGCCCTCGTGCGGGCCAAGCTCAGTCAACCGATTCCCAAGGGACATGTGCGCTACTGGCTCGCCAAGGGCTTCGCCATCGTCGCACCGGTTCGCGTGGGCTATGGCGCGACGGGCGGGCCGGATCGGGAGAACTCGGGCGCGTCGTTCGACATGCAGGGTCGGTGCACACGCCGCCCCGACTTCGAGAAGCTCAGCAAGGTCACGGCGCAAGCGAACCTTGCGGCGGTAAAGTGGGTTCGCGCACAACCGTGGGCGGACAAGGATCGCATCGTGCTCGAAGGCCGCTCGGTCGGCGGCTTCACCACGGTGGCGACGGCTGCGACCAACCCACCCGGCGTGATGGGTTACATCAACTTCTCGGGTGGCGCGGGCGGCATGCCCGAGCGCGCCCCGGGGCACAGTTGCGATCCCGAGCAAATGAAGACCGTCTACGGCGAATTCGGCAAGACAACGAAGATCCCCGGTCTCTGGCTTTACGCGCACAACGATCAGTACTGGGGGCCCGACGCGCCTAGGCAATGGTTCGATGCATTCGCCGCAGCGGGCAGTCCCGCACAATTCGTTCACACGGAAGACCTGCCCGGCCATGACGGCCATTTGCTGCTCACCTACGGCGGAAAAATGTGGTCGAGGTCCGTCGATGCGTTCGTCAGGCAGCTTGGCTTTTGA